A single region of the Enterococcus mundtii genome encodes:
- a CDS encoding CitMHS family transporter has product MLLTVLSYAMIIIFMYVIMKKKMSPFTSLVVIPLLFTLIAMISGASKKGNIGDFVLEGIKTTSNTGIMLLFAILYFSIMLDAGLFDPITKKMIYFAKGDPMKVLMATAIVAATVSLNGDGTTTTLICCSAFIPIYKKLNMKMMNLGVLIILQNTIMNLLPWGGPTARAMAVLEVDADILSYLAPGMILSLLYVIFFVARRMGKQERDRLGITQLSNEEIEEITKITDPETVKMRCPKNFVFNGILTIVLIAWLVASSFISSIALPPLLLFLVGTCIALMVNYPNLKDQSARIGANGGDAVQVVILVFAAGVFMGLFQGSGMAEALANSFTYLIPKQLAGFWGLVIALISAPGTFFISNDGFYFGVLPVLAEAGHTYGFTNMQMALASLMGQAFHLLSPLVAFIYLLLRLTGLDMGKWQREAGKYALGIFTIFVVTIILFGYMPFYISQ; this is encoded by the coding sequence ATGTTACTAACCGTTTTATCTTATGCAATGATCATTATCTTCATGTATGTCATCATGAAAAAGAAAATGTCCCCTTTTACTTCCCTTGTGGTTATTCCACTTTTATTTACCTTAATTGCAATGATTTCTGGTGCTTCAAAGAAAGGAAATATTGGCGATTTTGTATTAGAAGGCATCAAAACAACTTCAAATACAGGAATCATGCTATTATTTGCCATTTTATATTTTTCAATCATGTTAGACGCTGGTCTATTTGATCCAATCACTAAAAAAATGATTTATTTTGCCAAAGGCGATCCGATGAAAGTTTTAATGGCAACTGCGATCGTTGCCGCAACCGTTTCGCTGAATGGCGATGGGACAACGACTACGTTGATTTGCTGTTCCGCTTTTATTCCTATCTATAAAAAATTAAACATGAAAATGATGAACTTAGGGGTATTGATCATTCTTCAAAATACCATCATGAATCTATTACCTTGGGGTGGACCGACCGCTCGAGCGATGGCAGTATTGGAAGTCGATGCGGATATCTTGTCTTACCTAGCTCCTGGAATGATCTTGTCTTTGCTTTATGTCATTTTTTTCGTTGCACGCCGGATGGGAAAACAAGAACGTGACCGTTTAGGTATTACCCAATTATCAAATGAGGAAATTGAAGAAATCACTAAAATCACCGATCCTGAAACAGTCAAAATGCGCTGTCCTAAAAATTTTGTATTCAATGGGATACTCACGATCGTGTTGATTGCCTGGTTGGTTGCAAGCTCGTTTATCTCTTCGATTGCCTTACCACCTCTTTTATTATTTTTAGTAGGAACATGCATTGCCTTAATGGTCAATTACCCTAATCTAAAAGATCAATCCGCCCGTATTGGTGCAAATGGTGGCGATGCAGTGCAAGTCGTGATTTTAGTTTTTGCAGCAGGAGTTTTCATGGGGCTTTTCCAAGGTTCCGGTATGGCTGAAGCACTCGCGAATAGCTTTACTTATCTCATTCCAAAACAACTAGCAGGATTCTGGGGATTAGTCATTGCGTTGATTTCAGCGCCCGGTACTTTCTTTATTTCAAATGACGGTTTTTATTTCGGTGTATTACCCGTTTTAGCAGAAGCCGGACATACCTATGGCTTTACGAATATGCAAATGGCTCTCGCCTCTTTGATGGGTCAAGCCTTCCATTTGCTCAGTCCTTTAGTCGCTTTTATCTATCTTTTGTTACGTTTGACCGGATTGGATATGGGGAAATGGCAACGAGAAGCTGGAAAATATGCCTTGGGTATTTTTACTATTTTTGTCGTCACAATTATTCTTTTTGGCTATATGCCATTTTATATTTCCCAATAA
- a CDS encoding GntR family transcriptional regulator, translating into MNKVVEALRKNLDLTQNKTLNVLIYEAFRKTIILGDIPANTRINEKVLAEELNISRTPIRLAMKQLVNEKLVEHVPKIGIVVKGIRIKDAYEIYDIRKSLDTLATIKAMNQMTKEDFIELKELLLRGESYNQADQTEKVLQNFSDFNTFIYEKSHMLRLKSIVLELQAYLVYFRDIAIRSSRRRDKALEEHWLIYRGMQTKNAEQITLITHEHLDRSLQFILAEMERRKID; encoded by the coding sequence ATGAACAAGGTTGTTGAAGCATTACGTAAAAATTTGGACCTCACACAAAATAAGACATTGAATGTGCTTATTTATGAAGCGTTTCGTAAAACGATCATTCTTGGCGATATCCCTGCCAATACGCGGATCAACGAAAAAGTCTTAGCCGAAGAATTGAATATCAGCCGTACACCTATTCGCTTAGCAATGAAACAATTAGTCAATGAAAAATTGGTTGAACACGTACCCAAAATCGGCATCGTCGTCAAAGGTATCCGCATAAAAGACGCTTACGAAATCTATGATATCCGTAAATCTTTAGATACACTTGCCACGATCAAAGCAATGAATCAGATGACAAAAGAAGATTTCATTGAGCTGAAAGAACTATTATTACGAGGCGAAAGCTATAATCAAGCAGATCAAACAGAAAAAGTCTTGCAAAATTTTTCGGACTTCAATACGTTCATCTATGAAAAAAGCCACATGCTCCGTTTAAAATCCATTGTCTTAGAGTTACAAGCTTACCTCGTTTATTTTCGCGATATCGCCATTCGTTCATCCAGACGCAGGGATAAAGCCCTTGAAGAACATTGGCTGATCTATCGCGGGATGCAAACAAAAAATGCAGAACAAATCACTTTGATCACCCACGAGCATTTAGATCGTTCATTACAATTTATTTTAGCTGAAATGGAGCGTAGAAAAATTGACTGA
- the citG gene encoding triphosphoribosyl-dephospho-CoA synthase CitG, which translates to MTDHKLIGTIAQAAQHALFYEVALSPKPGLVDPISNGAHTDMDFQTFQISIQTLTPFFQKYIALGLTHKGNTKSLFEQLRQTGYQAEQAMLDATNDINTHKGANFSFAVILGAIGWHMQQCFIQRLPLNAKQTEQILKLTGELTHDLIKEDFHDLARKTQRTHGEELFLVHGISGIRGEAAQCYPSLASILLPYLRSANYHAPDEVFLRALVLLMSEIEDGNILHRGGIQEWQKVQQETKKIHQAKLPRKQLLDELTIYDQRLTKRNLSPGGAADLLSLGIFFAQLEGLLSLPEGKKI; encoded by the coding sequence TTGACTGACCACAAACTGATCGGTACGATCGCACAGGCTGCACAGCACGCTTTGTTTTACGAAGTAGCATTAAGTCCAAAACCAGGATTAGTCGATCCTATTTCAAATGGCGCGCATACAGATATGGATTTTCAGACTTTTCAAATAAGTATCCAAACCTTAACACCTTTTTTTCAAAAATATATCGCATTAGGTCTTACCCATAAAGGAAACACAAAATCATTATTTGAACAGCTAAGGCAGACTGGATATCAAGCAGAGCAAGCAATGCTTGACGCAACAAATGACATCAACACACATAAAGGAGCGAATTTTTCGTTTGCAGTCATCTTGGGCGCGATCGGTTGGCACATGCAACAGTGTTTTATCCAAAGACTTCCATTAAACGCCAAACAGACGGAGCAAATTTTAAAGCTTACCGGAGAACTGACCCATGATTTGATCAAAGAGGATTTTCATGATTTAGCGCGGAAGACACAGCGTACACATGGGGAAGAGCTTTTTTTGGTGCATGGTATTTCAGGTATTCGTGGCGAAGCTGCTCAGTGTTATCCCAGTCTTGCTTCCATTCTTCTTCCCTACTTACGTTCAGCAAACTATCATGCGCCCGATGAAGTCTTTCTACGTGCCTTGGTTTTATTGATGAGCGAAATCGAAGACGGGAATATACTTCACCGAGGCGGTATTCAGGAGTGGCAAAAAGTACAACAAGAGACAAAAAAAATTCATCAAGCAAAGCTTCCACGGAAGCAGCTACTTGATGAATTAACGATCTATGATCAACGATTGACCAAACGCAATCTAAGTCCTGGTGGTGCAGCAGATTTACTTTCATTAGGTATTTTTTTCGCTCAATTAGAAGGATTACTTTCTTTACCAGAGGGTAAGAAAATATAA
- a CDS encoding response regulator transcription factor: MRNEKILAIDEDLTFRRMIWKALQPAGVLIYQSDCVEKTLDIMSRVTFDLYLLDIRLAHQTDGYHIVQLIREQDSLSPIVFFTEQQNEIEIITGLEMGADYYITKPFNPTLLKAQVLAILDRHNVLKEQTTKCKKNKISIGDFCFDKALYRLYKKGKSIELSSKKIKLMQFFIENPEQVFSKEQIYQSVWNDSELDANTIMVFINHLRNKIEDDPKNVQYLRTVRGLGYIFLPSGKESNPSN; this comes from the coding sequence ATGAGAAATGAGAAGATATTGGCGATCGATGAAGATCTAACATTTAGAAGAATGATTTGGAAGGCCTTACAACCAGCTGGTGTATTGATCTATCAAAGTGATTGCGTCGAAAAAACACTGGATATCATGTCTAGAGTGACTTTTGATCTATATCTCTTAGATATTCGTTTAGCCCATCAAACAGATGGCTACCATATTGTTCAACTCATCCGAGAGCAAGACAGTCTTTCTCCCATCGTTTTTTTTACCGAACAACAAAATGAGATTGAAATTATCACTGGATTGGAGATGGGAGCAGATTATTACATCACTAAACCATTCAATCCGACACTGCTAAAGGCGCAAGTTCTCGCTATTTTGGACAGACACAACGTACTTAAAGAACAAACGACAAAGTGCAAAAAAAATAAAATCAGTATAGGTGATTTTTGCTTTGACAAAGCGCTTTATCGTTTATATAAAAAAGGCAAATCCATTGAGTTGTCTTCAAAAAAAATCAAGCTGATGCAATTCTTTATAGAAAATCCCGAACAGGTTTTTTCAAAGGAACAAATTTATCAAAGTGTTTGGAATGACAGTGAGCTGGATGCCAATACCATTATGGTTTTTATCAATCACTTACGAAACAAAATCGAAGATGATCCAAAAAATGTCCAGTACCTCAGAACGGTTAGAGGACTTGGTTATATTTTCTTACCCTCTGGTAAAGAAAGTAATCCTTCTAATTGA